In Acinetobacter sp. TGL-Y2, a genomic segment contains:
- the rplE gene encoding 50S ribosomal protein L5 encodes MARLKTRYNDELKAQLLETLGVKNVMEIPRITKITINMGVGAASADKKLLDGALADMQAIAGQKPVLTLARKSIAGFKIRDGWPIGCKVTLRGERMYEFLDRLISIAIPRIRDFRGFSAKSFDGRGNYSMGLKEQIMFPEIDFDKIDRIRGMDITVTTTARTDDEGRALMRAFGFPFK; translated from the coding sequence ATGGCCAGACTTAAAACACGTTATAACGACGAACTTAAAGCTCAGTTACTTGAAACTTTGGGCGTTAAGAATGTGATGGAAATTCCACGCATTACAAAAATTACCATCAACATGGGTGTTGGTGCTGCATCAGCTGACAAGAAATTGTTAGATGGCGCTCTTGCGGACATGCAAGCAATTGCTGGTCAAAAACCAGTTCTTACTTTAGCTCGCAAATCTATTGCTGGTTTCAAAATCCGTGATGGTTGGCCGATTGGTTGTAAAGTGACTTTACGCGGCGAACGTATGTACGAATTCTTAGACCGTTTGATCTCTATCGCGATCCCTCGTATTCGTGACTTCCGCGGTTTTTCTGCGAAATCATTCGATGGCCGTGGTAACTATTCAATGGGTTTAAAGGAACAGATCATGTTCCCTGAAATCGACTTTGATAAGATTGATCGTATTCGTGGTATGGATATTACCGTTACTACGACTGCTCGCACCGATGACGAAGGCCGTGCGCTAATGCGTGCATTCGGCTTCCCGTTTAAATAA
- the rplF gene encoding 50S ribosomal protein L6, translating to MSRVAKAPVTVPNGVTVTQNGRQVEVKGTKGTLSFSLHALVELKQEEGTLQIAPVKESKDAWMQAGTARAVLNNLVKGVSEGFERKLQLIGVGYKAAVKGDVVHLNLGYSHPIDYKLPEGVTAETPTATEIVLKSASKHLLGQAAANIRSYREPEPYKGKGVRYSDEVVLRKEAKKK from the coding sequence ATGTCTCGTGTGGCTAAAGCCCCAGTAACTGTACCTAACGGTGTAACAGTTACTCAGAACGGCCGGCAGGTCGAAGTGAAAGGCACTAAAGGTACATTGTCTTTCAGCCTGCATGCGCTGGTCGAGTTAAAACAGGAAGAAGGTACACTTCAGATTGCTCCAGTAAAAGAGTCGAAAGACGCTTGGATGCAAGCTGGTACCGCTCGCGCTGTTCTTAATAACCTTGTAAAAGGTGTTAGTGAAGGCTTCGAACGTAAGTTACAACTAATCGGTGTTGGTTATAAAGCTGCAGTTAAAGGTGATGTTGTTCACCTTAACCTAGGTTATTCACATCCAATCGATTATAAACTTCCTGAAGGTGTAACTGCTGAAACTCCAACTGCTACTGAAATCGTATTGAAATCAGCAAGCAAACATTTGTTGGGTCAGGCAGCTGCAAATATCCGTTCTTATCGTGAGCCAGAGCCGTATAAAGGTAAAGGTGTTCGTTATTCGGATGAAGTTGTTCTTCGTAAAGAAGCTAAGAAGAAATAA
- the rpmD gene encoding 50S ribosomal protein L30, which translates to MKTIKVTQTKSSAHRLKNHKLSLKGLGLRRIGHTVEVLDTPSNRGMINQVYYMVSVEE; encoded by the coding sequence ATGAAAACGATTAAAGTTACCCAGACTAAATCTTCTGCTCATCGTTTGAAAAATCATAAACTGAGCTTGAAAGGTTTAGGTCTGCGTCGTATTGGTCATACAGTAGAAGTGCTAGATACACCTTCTAACCGTGGTATGATCAACCAAGTCTACTATATGGTTAGTGTAGAGGAGTAA
- the rpmC gene encoding 50S ribosomal protein L29: MNIKDLREKSVEELTALLDEQQLNQFRLRMAKATGQLGKSHEVAVTRKTIARIKTLLTEKQGSAQ; the protein is encoded by the coding sequence ATGAATATTAAAGATCTACGTGAAAAGTCGGTAGAAGAATTGACAGCTTTGCTTGATGAGCAACAGCTTAACCAATTCCGTCTTCGTATGGCTAAAGCAACTGGTCAATTGGGTAAATCGCACGAAGTTGCTGTTACTCGTAAGACAATTGCTCGTATCAAGACCCTCCTTACCGAAAAACAGGGGAGCGCACAATGA
- the rpsH gene encoding 30S ribosomal protein S8, producing the protein MSMQDTVADMLTRVRNAQMAKKQTVSMPNSKLKVAIASVLQSEGYVSNVEVAANDGKPTLTITLKYFEGKPVIETVKRVSRPGLRQYRGKDALPSVKQGLGIAIVSTSKGIMTDRAARAAGIGGEVIAFVS; encoded by the coding sequence ATGAGTATGCAAGATACCGTTGCCGACATGTTAACACGTGTTCGTAACGCACAAATGGCGAAGAAACAAACTGTTTCTATGCCTAACTCGAAGTTGAAAGTAGCTATCGCTAGCGTACTTCAATCTGAAGGTTATGTTTCAAATGTAGAGGTCGCTGCAAATGACGGCAAACCTACTTTGACAATTACTTTAAAGTATTTCGAAGGCAAACCAGTTATTGAAACTGTGAAACGCGTAAGCCGTCCAGGTCTACGTCAGTATCGCGGTAAAGATGCACTTCCAAGCGTTAAGCAAGGTTTAGGTATTGCAATTGTTTCTACAAGCAAAGGCATCATGACTGATCGCGCTGCACGTGCTGCGGGCATCGGTGGTGAAGTTATTGCTTTTGTTTCTTAA
- the rplX gene encoding 50S ribosomal protein L24, whose product MAKIKKGDQVIVIAGKEKGKQGTVLSVSTDRVLVEGLNLVKKHQKPNRATGAEGAIVTQEATLHISNVAIFNAATQKADRVGYQVTEGVKTRIFKSTGESVAVAK is encoded by the coding sequence ATGGCTAAGATTAAAAAAGGCGATCAAGTAATTGTGATCGCAGGTAAAGAAAAAGGCAAACAGGGTACTGTTTTGTCTGTTTCTACTGACCGTGTTCTTGTTGAAGGCTTGAACTTGGTGAAGAAGCATCAGAAGCCGAATCGTGCAACGGGTGCTGAAGGCGCTATCGTTACACAAGAAGCGACGCTTCATATCTCAAACGTGGCAATCTTTAATGCTGCAACCCAAAAGGCTGACCGTGTTGGTTACCAAGTAACTGAAGGCGTGAAAACTCGCATCTTTAAGTCAACTGGTGAATCAGTGGCGGTAGCGAAGTAA
- the rplP gene encoding 50S ribosomal protein L16 produces the protein MLQPKRTKFRKVQKGRNTGLAHRGSTVSFGTIALKAISRGRMTARQIEAARRTISRRVKRGGKIFIRVFPDKPITEKPLEVRMGKGKGSVEYWVCEIKPGKILYEMDGVNEELAREAFTLAAAKLPFKTAIVTRTVM, from the coding sequence ATGTTGCAACCTAAACGTACAAAATTCCGTAAAGTGCAAAAAGGCCGTAACACTGGTCTAGCGCATCGCGGTAGCACTGTATCTTTTGGTACAATCGCTCTTAAAGCAATTAGTCGTGGTCGTATGACTGCACGTCAAATTGAAGCAGCGCGTCGTACTATTAGCCGTCGTGTTAAGCGTGGTGGTAAAATCTTTATCCGTGTGTTCCCAGACAAACCAATTACTGAAAAACCATTAGAAGTTCGTATGGGTAAAGGTAAGGGTTCAGTGGAATACTGGGTTTGCGAAATCAAGCCAGGTAAGATCCTTTACGAAATGGATGGTGTTAACGAAGAATTGGCTCGCGAAGCGTTCACGCTTGCGGCTGCTAAACTTCCGTTCAAAACCGCTATCGTGACTCGGACGGTAATGTAA
- the rpsS gene encoding 30S ribosomal protein S19, producing the protein MPRSLKKGPFVDAHLFAKVEAAIAANNRKPIKTWSRRSMILPDFVGLTISVHNGRNHVPVIVSEHMVGHKLGEFAPTRTYRGHGVDKKSKR; encoded by the coding sequence ATGCCTCGTTCTCTGAAAAAAGGCCCATTCGTCGATGCGCACTTGTTCGCTAAGGTTGAAGCGGCTATCGCGGCTAATAACCGTAAGCCGATCAAAACTTGGTCGCGTCGTTCGATGATCCTCCCAGATTTTGTTGGTCTAACAATTTCTGTTCATAATGGTCGTAACCATGTTCCAGTGATTGTATCTGAACATATGGTTGGTCATAAACTCGGTGAATTCGCGCCAACTCGTACCTATCGTGGTCACGGTGTTGACAAGAAATCTAAACGTTAA
- the rpsQ gene encoding 30S ribosomal protein S17, with amino-acid sequence MSEQTVRTLTGKVVSDKMEKSIVVLIERRVQHPLYGKSIRRSTKLHAHDENNTAKTGDVVTIKESRPISKTKSWTLVEVIEAAAE; translated from the coding sequence ATGAGTGAGCAAACAGTTCGCACGTTAACAGGTAAAGTAGTAAGTGACAAAATGGAGAAATCTATTGTTGTTCTTATCGAACGCCGCGTTCAACATCCGTTGTATGGCAAATCAATCCGCCGTTCAACAAAATTACACGCTCATGATGAAAACAACACAGCTAAAACTGGCGATGTTGTAACAATCAAAGAAAGCCGCCCAATCTCTAAAACTAAGTCTTGGACATTAGTTGAAGTAATTGAAGCAGCTGCTGAGTAA
- the rpsN gene encoding 30S ribosomal protein S14: MAKKGMINRELKREATVAKYAAKRAELKAIIANVNASDEERFEAMMKFQALPRNASPVRLRNRCGLTGRPHGYFRKFGLGRNKLREKVMQGDVPGVVKASW, encoded by the coding sequence ATGGCTAAGAAAGGTATGATTAATCGCGAATTGAAACGCGAAGCTACTGTTGCTAAATACGCTGCAAAACGCGCTGAATTAAAAGCGATTATTGCAAACGTAAATGCTTCAGACGAAGAACGTTTCGAAGCGATGATGAAATTTCAAGCATTACCACGTAATGCGTCTCCAGTACGTCTTCGTAACCGTTGTGGTTTAACTGGTCGTCCTCATGGTTACTTCCGTAAGTTCGGCTTAGGTCGTAACAAATTACGTGAAAAAGTAATGCAAGGTGATGTACCGGGCGTTGTTAAGGCAAGCTGGTAA
- the rpsE gene encoding 30S ribosomal protein S5, whose translation MAKVEQNEGLVEKLVAVDRVAKVVKGGRIFSFTALTVVGDGNGRVGFGRGKAREVPAAIAKALEAARRNMITVDLVNGTVQHPINARHGASRVYMQPASEGTGVIAGGAMRAVLEAVGVHNVLTKCYGSTNAANVVNATFKGLRDMTSPEKVAAKRGLSVAQIQG comes from the coding sequence ATGGCTAAAGTTGAACAAAACGAAGGTCTTGTTGAAAAGCTGGTTGCCGTTGATCGTGTAGCCAAAGTTGTTAAGGGTGGTCGTATCTTCTCTTTCACAGCATTAACTGTTGTGGGTGATGGTAATGGTCGCGTCGGTTTTGGTCGTGGTAAAGCGCGTGAAGTTCCAGCTGCTATTGCTAAAGCACTTGAAGCTGCTCGTCGTAACATGATTACTGTTGATCTTGTTAACGGTACTGTACAACACCCTATTAATGCTCGTCACGGTGCAAGCCGCGTTTACATGCAGCCTGCTTCTGAAGGTACTGGTGTAATTGCTGGTGGTGCTATGCGTGCAGTTCTAGAAGCTGTTGGCGTACATAACGTATTGACAAAATGCTATGGTTCTACAAACGCTGCTAACGTAGTTAACGCAACTTTTAAAGGTTTGCGTGATATGACTTCTCCAGAGAAAGTCGCTGCGAAACGCGGGTTGTCTGTAGCACAAATTCAAGGGTAA
- the rplO gene encoding 50S ribosomal protein L15, whose protein sequence is MTLRLNELAPAEGAKRDNLRLGRGIGSGVGKTGGRGHKGQKSRKSGGTRPGFEGGQTALYRRLPKFGFTSQLALKTAEVRLSELSKVEGDIVSLETLKAANVVRKDMIRARIVLSGEITRAFTVQGVALTKGAKVALEAAGGKVEE, encoded by the coding sequence ATGACTCTGCGTTTAAATGAACTAGCGCCTGCTGAAGGTGCTAAACGTGATAATCTTCGTCTCGGCCGTGGTATTGGTTCTGGCGTTGGTAAGACAGGTGGCCGTGGTCACAAAGGTCAAAAATCACGTAAAAGTGGTGGTACACGTCCAGGCTTCGAAGGCGGTCAAACTGCGTTATATCGTCGTTTACCTAAATTCGGTTTCACTAGCCAATTGGCTTTGAAAACTGCTGAAGTACGTTTGTCAGAACTTTCTAAAGTTGAAGGCGATATAGTTTCTCTTGAAACTTTAAAAGCTGCTAACGTTGTACGTAAAGATATGATTCGTGCGCGTATCGTTCTTTCTGGTGAAATCACTCGTGCATTCACTGTTCAAGGTGTTGCATTGACTAAAGGCGCTAAAGTTGCTCTAGAAGCAGCTGGCGGTAAAGTCGAGGAGTAA
- the rplN gene encoding 50S ribosomal protein L14, whose product MIQTESMLDVADNSGARRVQCIKVLGGSHRRYASVGDIIKVTVKEAIPRGRVKKGDVMNAVVVRTKFGIRRSDGSVIRFDDNAAVILNTNKAPIATRIFGPVTRELRTEQFMKIISLAPEVL is encoded by the coding sequence ATGATTCAAACCGAAAGTATGCTCGACGTAGCAGACAACAGTGGTGCTCGCCGCGTACAATGTATTAAAGTACTTGGTGGCTCACATCGTCGTTATGCTTCTGTTGGCGACATTATTAAAGTTACTGTAAAAGAAGCTATTCCGCGTGGCCGTGTTAAAAAAGGCGACGTGATGAATGCAGTTGTGGTTCGTACGAAATTCGGTATTCGTCGTTCAGATGGTTCTGTGATCCGTTTTGATGATAATGCTGCTGTTATCTTGAACACCAACAAAGCACCGATTGCAACTCGTATTTTCGGACCAGTGACTCGTGAACTTCGTACTGAACAGTTCATGAAAATCATTTCATTGGCTCCTGAAGTTCTATAA
- the rplR gene encoding 50S ribosomal protein L18: protein MNEKKQTRLRRAKSTRLHIRALGATRLCVNRTPRHIYAQVISADGGKVLAQASTLDASLRSGSTGNVDAATKVGALIAERAVAAGVTKVAFDRSGFKYHGRIKALADAARENGLEF from the coding sequence ATGAACGAAAAGAAACAAACCCGTTTGCGTCGTGCGAAAAGCACACGCTTGCACATCCGTGCATTGGGTGCGACTCGTTTGTGTGTAAACCGCACTCCGCGTCACATCTATGCTCAAGTAATATCAGCAGATGGTGGCAAAGTATTAGCGCAAGCTTCTACTTTAGATGCATCTTTACGTAGCGGTTCGACCGGTAACGTAGACGCAGCTACTAAAGTTGGTGCTTTAATCGCAGAGCGTGCGGTAGCAGCTGGCGTAACTAAAGTTGCTTTTGACCGTTCTGGTTTTAAATATCATGGTCGTATCAAAGCCTTGGCTGATGCTGCTCGTGAAAACGGCTTGGAGTTCTAA
- the rplV gene encoding 50S ribosomal protein L22, which translates to MEVTAKLRGAAISAQKARLVADLIRGKSVAHALNVLAFSNKKAAGIVKKALESAIANAEHNNSLDVDDLKVSTIYVDEGTSLKRILPRAKGRADRITKRTCHITVKVGV; encoded by the coding sequence ATGGAAGTTACTGCTAAATTACGCGGTGCCGCTATCTCGGCACAAAAAGCTCGTTTGGTTGCAGATCTAATCCGCGGCAAATCTGTTGCGCATGCTTTAAACGTTCTTGCTTTCAGCAACAAGAAAGCTGCAGGAATTGTTAAAAAAGCATTGGAATCTGCAATTGCAAACGCTGAACATAATAACAGTTTAGATGTAGACGACCTTAAAGTTTCTACGATTTACGTTGATGAAGGCACTAGCCTTAAACGTATTTTGCCACGTGCTAAAGGCCGTGCAGATCGTATTACTAAGCGTACTTGTCACATCACCGTTAAGGTAGGGGTTTGA